A single Neoarius graeffei isolate fNeoGra1 chromosome 23, fNeoGra1.pri, whole genome shotgun sequence DNA region contains:
- the crsp7 gene encoding mediator of RNA polymerase II transcription subunit 26 produces the protein MTTASATPQQMRERLLQAIDSQSNICNMVAVLDVITNLEKYPITKEALEETRLGKLINDVRKKTKDEDLAKRAKKLLRNWQKLIEPSQNDASSRGVQGAPGSANGSSHPCRTDTPPAVPPPSKKSPELKNRNDVHNTYSATAEKSRNRKHRGDQRDSPHLPPKMHKTFTYGNTFSSTPPSNGFSGSPEPFLEKPDDAPSSDRNCPEHLDNDKQNKIPVNAVKPHPSSPGLTRLPSTSSLLKTSVLQQQSRTEGDGSDKHSISSPQFSLSPHSVARETVAKRSSAYASKGTLLSPSHNSAQVPSLLPLTSPNQMSHADGRLTLDLEDSVPFNRSIERTSESLHNSAAQEPSELSRHNFSPEVPKAGSESATLNKKRKQYRSRNYTVNLQGQCSEDRTKPVRLKERRLTFDPVTGQIKPLTPKESHQEEECQGPPVFEPAVIESPQQRPPTTAQNPFQQTNWKELSRNEIIQSYLSLQSNVLTSSGAQTHGAHFFMTEYLKQEENAVRESRKTHVLVPSGSPAELPGLSREVTHEDLHRIDKEHWPGVNGCYDTKGNWYDWTDCISLDSHGDETKLNILPYVCLD, from the coding sequence GAAACTCGCTTGGGAAAGCTCATCAATGACGTCAGGAAGAAGACGAAAGACGAAGACCTTGCTAAACGTGCCAAGAAACTCCTTCGAAATTGGCAGAAACTGATTGAGCCCAGCCAAAATGATGCTTCTTCTCGAGGGGTGCAAGGCGCCCCAGGCTCAGCCAATGGCAGTTCTCATCCATGCCGAACAGACACGCCTCCAGCTGTTCCCCCGCCCAGCAAAAAATCTCCAGAACTTAAAAACCGAAATGACGTTCACAACACTTACTCAGCTACAGCAGAAAAGTCTAGAAACCGAAAACACAGGGGGGACCAAAGGGATAGTCCACATCTGCCCCCTAAAATGCACAAAACATTCACATATGGGAACACATTTTCTTCCACCCCTCCATCAAATGGATTTAGTGGCAGCCCTGAGCCTTTCCTTGAAAAACCAGATGATGCACCTTCTTCTGATAGAAACTGCCCAGAGCATCTTGACAatgacaaacaaaacaaaatcccTGTTAATGCTGTTAAGCCTCATCCGAGTTCTCCAGGGCTTACCAGACTCCCCAGCACTTCATCCTTACTCAAAACATCAGTGTTACAGCAGCAATCAAGAACAGAAGGAGATGGCAGTGACAAACATTCAATCAGTAGCCCTCAATTCTCATTAAGTCCACATAGTGTAGCTCGTGAGACAGTGGCTAAGAGGTCTTCAGCTTATGCATCAAAAGGGACTCTGTTGAGCCCGTCTCATAATTCAGCCCAAGTGCCCTCTCTCTTGCCTTTAACCTCCCCAAATCAAATGTCTCATGCTGATGGTCGTCTAACTCTAGACCTAGAGGACTCGGTTCCCTTCAACAGATCAATTGAGAGAACCTCTGAATCCCTTCATAACAGTGCAGCACAGGAGCCTTCGGAACTGTCCAGGCACAATTTCTCACCTGAGGTTCCTAAAGCTGGGTCAGAAAGTGCAACgttgaacaaaaaaagaaagcagtacaGGTCCAGGAACTACACGGTAAATCTTCAAGGCCAGTGCTCAGAGGACAGGACAAAACCTGTGCGCTTAAAAGAGCGCAGATTGACTTTTGACCCAGTGACGGGACAAATAAAACCCCTCACTCCAAAGGAATCTCACCAGGAGGAGGAATGCCAGGGACCACCAGTTTTCGAGCCTGCAGTTATTGAGAGCCCTCAACAGAGGCCACCTACGACTGCTCAAAATCCTTTCCAGCAAACGAACTGGAAAGAGCTGTCTCGGAACGAGATCATTCAGTCCTACCTTAGTCTTCAGAGCAACGTTCTGACTTCCTCTGGAGCGCAGACCCATGGTGCACACTTTTTCATGACGGAGTATTTGAAACAAGAGGAAAACGCTGTTAGAGAATCGAGGAAAACTCATGTTTTAGTCCCGAGCGGCTCACCCGCTGAACTACCGGGCTTGAGTCGAGAGGTAACGCATGAGGACCTTCACAGAATAGACAAAGAGCACTGGCCAGGAGTTAATGGCTGTTATGACACCAAGGGAAACTGGTATGATTGGACAGACTGTATATCTTTGGATTCTCATGGTGATGAGACCAAATTGAATATTCTGCCATATGTTTGCCTAGACTGA